The genomic DNA TACGCCGGTATCTCTGGCGGACATGGTAGGGCACTACAAAAAGAGCAAGTTTCTCGCCGAGCGCGAAGCGCTGAAATTTCTGAACCGCGGCCTGCCCCTCGTCATCGTCAACCCCTCTACACCGGTTGGCCCCTACGATATCAAGCCGACACCTACCGGGAAGATCATCGTGGACTTCCTCAAGAGGAAAATGCCCGCCTACCTGGACACCGGCCTCAACATCATCGACGTGCAGGACTGCGCTCGCGGGCACATCCTTGCGGCGGCAAAGGGCAGGATCGGTGAAAAATACATCCTGGGGAACCGCAACCTCACCCTCCGGGAAATCTTCGTCACGCTGGAAGCGCTTACCGGATTGCCGGCCCCCCGCGTCCGCCTCCCCTACACGCCGATCCTCCTGGCTGCGTACCTGAACGAAGGCTTCTCCCGGTGCACCGGATGCGAGCCGATGATTCCTGTGGCGGGAGTACGGATGGCGGGTAAGTTCATGTTCTTTGATTCGGCGAAGGCGATGAACGAACTGGGGCTGCCGCAGCGGCCGGTAGAAGAGGCGCTCGATCGGGCCGTAACATGGTTCAGGCGCCACGGGTATGCCTGAGAGGAATCTGGAGGAGTCTCACATGTACAAGCTGCTCGAAACCATAAATGCACCCGGAGACCTGAAGAAGCTCTCGCCCGACGAACTAGTGAAGCTTGCCGACGAGATCCGCCGGTTCCTGCTGGACACGGTCTCGAAAACGGGGGGGCACCTCGCTTCAAACCTTGGAGCGGTAGAACTGACCATGGCCCTCCACTACTGCTTCGACTCCCCCCGCGACAAGTTTGTCTGGGATGTAGGGCATCAGGCATATACACACAAGATACTCACCGGGCGGCGCGACCGGTTTCACACGCAGCGCCAGTACCAGGGCATCAGCGGGTTTCCCAAACGAGCCGAATCCCCCCATGACGCCTTCGACGCAGGCCATGCCTCCACCTCCATTTCGGCCGGCCTCGGAATGGCAACGGCCCGGGACCTGGCCGGGGTGGACAGCAAGGTGATCGCCATAATCGGCGACGGCTCCCTCACCGGCGGAATGGCCTTCGAGGCGCTCAACCAGGCGGGACACCTGCGCAAGAACCTCATCGTCATCGTGAACGACAATGAAATGTCGATCTCGAAAAATGTCGGAGCCTTCTCCACCTTCATTTCCCGCAAACTCACCGGGAACCGCCTGCGGGAGCTGAAGCACGAGATGAAGGGCCTTCTGCAGAGCATTCCGGCAGTGGGAAACAACGTTCTCAGCTTCGCGCGCAAGGCTGAAAACTCGCTGAAGGGGTTCCTGACTCCCGGCACCCTTTTCGAAGCCCTTGGATTCGAGTACATCGGCCCCATCCAGGGACACGACCTGCCCCAGATGATAGAGATCTTCGAAAATGTCAGGTCCATGGAAGGACCCGTAATGATCCATGTTGTTACCACCAAGGGGAAAGGCTACACCCCGGCGGAGGAAAATCCGGACAGATTTCACGGAGTCGGCCCGTTCGATGTCGTCACCGGACGGCTCTCCTCGGGGAAGGGAACCAGCTGCTCCTACACAGCCATCTTCGGGGACACCCTCTTGAAACTGGCCGCCGAAGATCCCAAAATAGTGGCCATTACCGCCGCCATGCCGGACGGCACCGGGCTCTCCCCCTTCGCCAAAGCCTACCCGGAGCGTTTCTTCGACGTCGGCATTGCCGAGCAGCATGCGCTCACCTTTGCAGCAGGTCTTGCGGCGGAAGGCTTCAGGCCCGTCGCCGCCGTCTATTCATCCTTTACACAACGGGCATATGACCAGGTATTCCATGACATCTGCCTGCAGAAGCTACCGGTGACGCTTGCTCTGGACCGTGCAGGGCTCGTCGGAGACGATGGTCCGACACATCACGGCGTTTTCGACCTGAGCTACCTGCGCCACCTGCCGGAAATGACGGTAATGGCGCCCAAGGACGAAAACGAGCTGCAGCACATGATAAAGACCGCTGTATATGCAGGAAAGCCTGTGGCGTGCCGCTACCCGCGGGGCAACGGCTATGGCATCCCCCTGGATACCGAACTCCGAGAACTCCCCATTGGAGTGGGGGAACTGCTGGAAGAGGGGGAAGACCTCGTTATCGTCGCCGTCGGCATAACCGTCTATCCTGCCGTCGAAGCGAGCCGCACCCTCAAGGAGCGCGGGATCAGCGCTGCCGTCATCAACGCACGCTTCGTGAAGCCCCTGGACCGGGACCTCATCCTGAACTGGGCACGCAGGACAGGTTGTGTCCTGACGGTGGAGGAGAATGCGCTCCAGGGAGGCTTCGGCACCGCCGTGCTTGAACTGCTGGAAGAGGAGCGGCTCTTTAACGTGGCTGCGAAGCGGCTCGGGATCCCCGATCGCTTCATCGAGCAGGGCCCCCAGGCGCAGCTTCGCCGGGACCTGGGGCTCGATGCCGAGGGCATCGCCACGGCAGCGGAGGCGCTGGTTACCCGGCGCGGCGCGGGCACTGCTCAACTGGCGCTTGTAAAATAGGCATTTCTACGAGGGGCATATCCCTGTCGATGTACCGATACGAAAGGAAAGAAAGACTGCATGCGTTTTCCCTGGCGACTGAATTACGATCTGACAAAATACATCGTCCATTGCAAGATGAAGAAGATAGAGAAGGCCCCCCTCGTTCTGATGCTGGAGCCGACGCACCTGTGCAACCTGGCATGTTCCGGCTGCGGGCGCATCCGCGAATATGCCGATACTATCCAGGAAATGATGAGCCTCGAAGAGTGCCTGAAGTCGGTTGACGAGTGCCCCGCCCCCGTCGTCACCATCACCGGCGGCGAGCCCTTTCTCTACCCGCCCGTTTACGAACTCATCGAGGAAGTGCTCAAGCGGGGCAAGCACATCTACCTCTGCACCAATGGCCTTCTGCTGGAGAAAGCCCTCGACCGGATGCGCCCCCACCCCAACTTCACGCTCAACGT from Geobacter sp. DSM 9736 includes the following:
- the dxs gene encoding 1-deoxy-D-xylulose-5-phosphate synthase, whose translation is MYKLLETINAPGDLKKLSPDELVKLADEIRRFLLDTVSKTGGHLASNLGAVELTMALHYCFDSPRDKFVWDVGHQAYTHKILTGRRDRFHTQRQYQGISGFPKRAESPHDAFDAGHASTSISAGLGMATARDLAGVDSKVIAIIGDGSLTGGMAFEALNQAGHLRKNLIVIVNDNEMSISKNVGAFSTFISRKLTGNRLRELKHEMKGLLQSIPAVGNNVLSFARKAENSLKGFLTPGTLFEALGFEYIGPIQGHDLPQMIEIFENVRSMEGPVMIHVVTTKGKGYTPAEENPDRFHGVGPFDVVTGRLSSGKGTSCSYTAIFGDTLLKLAAEDPKIVAITAAMPDGTGLSPFAKAYPERFFDVGIAEQHALTFAAGLAAEGFRPVAAVYSSFTQRAYDQVFHDICLQKLPVTLALDRAGLVGDDGPTHHGVFDLSYLRHLPEMTVMAPKDENELQHMIKTAVYAGKPVACRYPRGNGYGIPLDTELRELPIGVGELLEEGEDLVIVAVGITVYPAVEASRTLKERGISAAVINARFVKPLDRDLILNWARRTGCVLTVEENALQGGFGTAVLELLEEERLFNVAAKRLGIPDRFIEQGPQAQLRRDLGLDAEGIATAAEALVTRRGAGTAQLALVK
- the hpnA gene encoding hopanoid-associated sugar epimerase, with translation MKTFVTGATGFIGATLVRELLKDGHEVRVLARPGSDRRNLQGLDVETWEGDLRDLPSLKNGLTGCRLLFHAAADYRLWTRNPSEMYDSNVTGTRNILEAALECGVSRVVYTSSVGTLGNPGDGTPGTEDTPVSLADMVGHYKKSKFLAEREALKFLNRGLPLVIVNPSTPVGPYDIKPTPTGKIIVDFLKRKMPAYLDTGLNIIDVQDCARGHILAAAKGRIGEKYILGNRNLTLREIFVTLEALTGLPAPRVRLPYTPILLAAYLNEGFSRCTGCEPMIPVAGVRMAGKFMFFDSAKAMNELGLPQRPVEEALDRAVTWFRRHGYA